A region of Massilia sp. WG5 DNA encodes the following proteins:
- a CDS encoding polysaccharide deacetylase family protein — MTTLPVPSNLPARLIRAAAMFTPFQDADRLCVLNYHRILAQPDPLLDDEPTVETFRWQMRLVARYFNVLSLPDAIARLSAGRLPPRAVCITFDDGYRSVHDLAMPVLNEFGLPATVFVSTAYLDSGTMWNETIADAVRRLPDGAVDLSGAGLGMRELRTSDDRRNLLNELTAHAKYMPPAERQALTERLMAMVGGGGADSLMLTPEMIRTMAAQRFEIGAHTVSHPILTSLSDEAARHEIEQCKRDLEAITGAPVRYFAYPNGKVGKDFDERHKEMVRSAGFAAAFSTEVGPAVRGGDLFQLPRSRPWDANPFLFGLRLLRWLAQE, encoded by the coding sequence ATGACGACGCTTCCCGTTCCCAGCAACCTGCCGGCGCGCCTGATCCGTGCCGCGGCCATGTTTACTCCATTCCAGGACGCCGACCGCCTGTGCGTGCTGAACTACCACCGCATCCTGGCGCAGCCCGACCCTCTTCTCGACGACGAGCCGACCGTCGAGACCTTCCGCTGGCAGATGCGCCTAGTTGCGCGCTACTTCAACGTGCTGTCGCTGCCGGACGCTATCGCCAGGCTGTCCGCCGGCCGCCTACCGCCGCGTGCCGTCTGCATCACTTTTGACGATGGCTACCGCTCGGTCCACGACCTGGCCATGCCAGTCCTGAACGAGTTCGGCCTGCCGGCCACGGTGTTCGTCTCGACCGCTTACCTGGACTCGGGCACGATGTGGAACGAGACCATTGCCGACGCGGTGAGGCGCCTGCCCGACGGCGCCGTCGACCTATCCGGCGCCGGGCTCGGCATGCGCGAACTGCGCACCAGCGACGACCGCCGGAACCTGCTGAACGAATTGACGGCGCATGCCAAATACATGCCGCCGGCGGAACGCCAGGCGCTGACCGAGCGCCTGATGGCGATGGTCGGCGGCGGTGGCGCCGACAGCCTGATGCTGACCCCGGAAATGATCCGGACCATGGCTGCGCAGCGCTTCGAGATTGGCGCCCACACCGTCTCGCACCCGATCCTGACTTCCCTTAGCGACGAGGCGGCGCGCCATGAAATCGAGCAGTGCAAGCGCGACCTGGAAGCGATCACCGGCGCCCCAGTGCGCTATTTCGCCTACCCGAACGGCAAGGTCGGCAAGGATTTCGACGAGCGCCACAAGGAGATGGTACGCAGCGCGGGCTTTGCCGCCGCTTTCTCTACCGAGGTGGGCCCAGCCGTACGCGGGGGCGACCTGTTCCAGCTGCCTCGCAGCCGACCATGGGACGCTAACCCCTTTTTGTTTGGGCTGCGCCTGCTGCGCTGGCTGGCCCAGGAGTAA
- a CDS encoding glycosyltransferase gives MLSNENSTTRATAAVTTDQAVVPATPAVHSDKLAQTNRRVLLIAFHFPPEAISSGIQRTLSFFKHLGKYGWEPMVLSAHPRVYRQQNPSQLASLPASQVVRRAFALDTKYHMGIKGRYLELLALPDRWVSWFFGAVPAGLSLIRQHRPQVIWSTFPIATAHLIGLALHRLTGLPWIADFRDPMLQPAYPTAKLQRKVYQWIEAETVKRCTFAVLTTHSAMSTYRTRFPELASKFTVIENGYDEDGLAASAPTARAAAPADEERITLLHSGVLYQTGRNPSAFMKAVAMLKEEGAVSAATLRVILRAPGEAEAMLELAQQHGVDDIVEIAPSVPYREALREMLSVDGLMVFQGTPFNTQIPAKLYEYFWARRPILGLVDPTGETARVMGAAGFESVAHMDRPESIVPVLKAFIEQIRSGSVHVASDEVVKQCSRANRAQQLAHLLDAAISTSKVKAA, from the coding sequence ATGTTAAGCAACGAAAACAGCACTACCCGCGCCACCGCCGCCGTCACCACCGATCAGGCGGTGGTTCCGGCCACCCCGGCGGTGCATTCCGACAAACTGGCGCAAACGAACAGGCGGGTCCTGCTGATCGCCTTCCACTTTCCGCCGGAAGCCATCAGCAGCGGCATCCAGCGCACCCTGAGCTTCTTCAAGCACCTGGGGAAGTACGGCTGGGAGCCAATGGTCCTGTCGGCCCATCCGCGCGTATATCGTCAGCAGAACCCGTCGCAGTTGGCCAGCCTCCCCGCTAGCCAGGTAGTGCGCCGCGCCTTCGCGCTCGACACCAAATACCACATGGGCATCAAGGGCCGCTACCTGGAGCTGCTGGCCCTGCCGGACCGCTGGGTTTCCTGGTTCTTCGGCGCGGTGCCGGCCGGCCTATCGCTGATCCGCCAGCACCGTCCCCAGGTCATCTGGTCGACTTTTCCGATCGCCACCGCACACCTGATCGGCCTGGCCCTGCATCGCCTGACCGGTCTGCCCTGGATTGCCGATTTTCGTGACCCCATGTTGCAGCCGGCCTATCCGACGGCAAAGTTGCAGCGCAAGGTCTACCAGTGGATTGAAGCGGAAACCGTCAAGCGATGCACCTTCGCCGTGCTAACGACGCACAGCGCCATGAGCACCTACCGCACTCGTTTCCCCGAGCTGGCATCGAAGTTCACGGTCATCGAAAATGGTTACGACGAAGATGGCCTCGCCGCTTCGGCTCCAACTGCCCGCGCCGCGGCCCCGGCTGACGAGGAGCGGATCACCCTGCTGCACAGCGGCGTGCTGTACCAGACCGGCCGCAATCCTTCCGCGTTCATGAAGGCGGTGGCAATGCTCAAGGAAGAAGGCGCCGTCAGCGCCGCAACGCTGCGGGTGATCCTGCGCGCGCCGGGCGAGGCCGAGGCTATGCTGGAACTGGCGCAGCAACACGGCGTCGACGACATCGTCGAGATCGCGCCTTCGGTGCCCTACCGCGAAGCCTTGCGCGAGATGTTGTCGGTCGATGGCCTGATGGTATTTCAAGGCACGCCTTTCAATACGCAGATCCCGGCCAAACTGTATGAATATTTCTGGGCGCGCCGTCCCATTCTGGGCCTGGTCGATCCGACCGGCGAAACGGCGCGTGTGATGGGTGCGGCCGGCTTCGAAAGCGTGGCCCACATGGATCGGCCCGAATCTATCGTGCCGGTGCTGAAGGCATTCATCGAGCAGATCCGCTCCGGCTCAGTCCATGTTGCATCGGACGAGGTCGTGAAACAGTGCTCGCGCGCCAACCGCGCTCAGCAACTAGCGCATCTGCTCGACGCAGCGATCAGTACCAGCAAGGTCAAGGCCGCATAG
- a CDS encoding putative O-glycosylation ligase, exosortase A system-associated, with the protein MRDIALSLIICFLLVQIPKRPAIGVMTFAWLSLMNPHRLTYGFAYSLPWVAAVGGLTLLSLFARPEQFKLPKNALTITLVLFMTWMTITTPFAFEPDRAWDEWDRVMKTLFFALVTIGAINNQKDTKLFALVVILSLGFYGLKGGIFTLLSGGSNRVLGPPGTYIGDNNDLALALLTIVPLVWYLHLQEQHRWLKWGWAALALLSMVAVIGSYSRGALLGFGAMLVMLWLKSRNKLRTGIVVLLVVPLVYILMPEQWFGRMGTISEYQADGSAMGRVNAWHFAFNVATHNFMGGGFRCFTPRMFWLYAPEPANVHAPHSLYFQVLGEHGFVGLVLFLAFLFFAWRTGSRVLRFCKDKPELKWASDLAAMCQVSLLGYCAGGAFLTLAYADLLYDVVIILVLLEKVLVSKVTVPLRQLAPVAAPKPPVLESGPA; encoded by the coding sequence ATGCGTGACATCGCTCTTAGCCTAATCATTTGCTTTCTGCTAGTGCAAATTCCGAAACGACCAGCAATCGGCGTCATGACCTTTGCGTGGCTTTCACTTATGAACCCGCACCGGCTTACTTACGGTTTCGCCTACAGCCTCCCATGGGTGGCGGCGGTCGGTGGTCTCACGCTGCTGTCGTTGTTCGCCCGTCCGGAGCAATTCAAGCTACCGAAGAACGCTCTTACGATAACCTTGGTGCTATTCATGACATGGATGACCATTACCACCCCTTTCGCATTCGAGCCGGATCGTGCTTGGGACGAGTGGGACCGTGTAATGAAAACACTTTTCTTCGCGCTGGTGACAATTGGCGCCATCAACAACCAGAAGGACACTAAACTGTTTGCACTTGTCGTCATTCTGTCTCTAGGCTTCTACGGATTGAAGGGCGGAATCTTCACTTTGCTATCAGGTGGAAGCAACCGCGTACTAGGACCGCCTGGCACATACATTGGCGACAACAACGATCTGGCGCTGGCGCTGCTGACCATCGTGCCGCTGGTCTGGTACCTTCACCTGCAGGAGCAGCACCGCTGGCTGAAATGGGGCTGGGCCGCCCTGGCCTTGCTGAGCATGGTTGCGGTAATCGGTTCTTATTCGCGCGGCGCCCTGCTTGGTTTCGGCGCCATGCTAGTCATGTTATGGCTAAAGAGCCGCAACAAGCTACGTACCGGCATAGTAGTTCTGCTGGTGGTGCCACTAGTGTACATCCTGATGCCGGAGCAGTGGTTCGGGCGAATGGGGACGATCAGCGAATATCAGGCCGATGGCTCGGCCATGGGCCGCGTGAACGCATGGCACTTTGCCTTCAACGTCGCCACACATAACTTCATGGGCGGGGGCTTCCGCTGCTTTACGCCGAGAATGTTCTGGCTGTATGCGCCGGAGCCGGCCAACGTCCACGCGCCGCATAGCCTATATTTCCAGGTGCTGGGCGAACACGGCTTCGTCGGCCTGGTGCTGTTTCTAGCCTTCCTTTTCTTTGCCTGGCGCACCGGCAGCCGGGTGCTGCGCTTCTGCAAGGACAAGCCGGAGCTGAAATGGGCTTCCGACCTGGCCGCGATGTGCCAGGTCAGCCTGCTCGGCTACTGTGCCGGCGGCGCATTCCTGACGCTCGCCTACGCCGACCTGTTGTATGATGTGGTTATAATTTTGGTATTATTGGAAAAAGTGCTCGTCTCGAAAGTCACTGTGCCACTCCGGCAGCTAGCGCCCGTGGCGGCGCCCAAGCCGCCTGTCCTGGAAAGCGGGCCGGCATGA
- a CDS encoding acyl-CoA ligase (AMP-forming), exosortase A system-associated has translation MPDLIHDFIFDSARRTPDAEALVHGGQRLDYAALAGAVEQAAGALLACGIRRGERVAVYLDKRVENVAAMFGASMAGAVFVPVNPLLKAEQVAYILSDCNVRVLVTSAERLAPLDAALAGCPDLRMVLVTGAAPKSGLPPAAGGAAVQAWDAAQVCPDAAALAARRAIDADIAAILYTSGSTGKPKGVVLSHRNMVAGAQSVASYLELTPRDRVLAVLPLSFDYGLSQLTTSFLAGATAVLMNYLFPRDIVKAVRDERITGLAAVPPLWIQLAALPWPEDCSLRYLTNSGGAMPRATVDALRRVLPEAQLFLMYGLTEAFRSTYLPPSELARRPDSMGRAIPNAQVMVVRPDGSSCAPGEAGELVHRGALVSLGYWNDPAKTAERFRPAPGQDPALPLTEMAVWSGDTVRMDEEGYLYFIGRSDDMIKVSGYRVSPTEVEEAVHASGLALEAAAFGVPHPALGQAIVLLAVPREGVTTAELLKECQRRLPAWMVPAHIVLHDGQFPRNPNGKIDRNLLRQSYSTMFSSDR, from the coding sequence ATGCCTGATCTGATCCACGACTTCATCTTCGATTCCGCACGGCGCACGCCCGACGCCGAAGCGCTGGTGCATGGCGGACAGCGGCTCGACTACGCGGCGCTGGCCGGCGCGGTCGAGCAGGCCGCCGGTGCGCTGCTTGCCTGCGGCATCCGGCGCGGCGAGCGCGTCGCCGTCTATCTCGACAAGCGCGTCGAGAACGTCGCGGCGATGTTCGGCGCCAGCATGGCCGGCGCCGTGTTCGTCCCGGTCAACCCCCTGCTCAAGGCCGAGCAGGTGGCGTACATCCTGTCCGACTGCAATGTGCGGGTGCTGGTCACCTCCGCCGAGCGCCTGGCGCCGCTGGACGCCGCGCTGGCGGGCTGCCCCGACCTGCGCATGGTGCTGGTGACCGGCGCCGCGCCGAAGTCCGGCCTGCCGCCCGCCGCCGGCGGGGCCGCGGTGCAGGCCTGGGATGCGGCGCAGGTATGCCCGGACGCTGCGGCGCTGGCCGCGCGCCGCGCGATCGACGCCGACATCGCCGCGATCCTGTACACCTCGGGCAGCACCGGCAAGCCGAAGGGCGTGGTGCTGTCGCACCGGAACATGGTGGCCGGCGCGCAGAGCGTCGCCAGCTACCTCGAACTGACGCCGCGGGACCGGGTGCTGGCGGTGCTGCCGCTCAGCTTCGACTACGGCCTGTCGCAGCTGACCACCAGCTTCCTGGCCGGCGCCACCGCGGTCCTGATGAATTACCTGTTCCCGCGCGATATCGTGAAGGCGGTGCGGGACGAACGCATCACCGGCCTGGCGGCGGTGCCGCCGCTGTGGATCCAGCTGGCCGCGCTGCCGTGGCCGGAAGACTGTTCGCTGCGCTATCTCACCAATTCGGGCGGGGCCATGCCGCGCGCCACCGTCGACGCGCTGCGCCGCGTGCTGCCGGAGGCGCAGCTGTTCCTGATGTACGGCCTGACCGAGGCCTTCCGTTCCACTTACCTGCCGCCGTCGGAACTGGCGCGCCGCCCCGATTCGATGGGACGCGCGATCCCGAACGCGCAGGTGATGGTGGTGCGGCCGGATGGCAGTTCCTGCGCGCCCGGCGAAGCCGGCGAGCTGGTGCACCGCGGCGCACTGGTCTCGCTCGGCTACTGGAACGATCCCGCCAAGACCGCCGAGCGCTTCCGCCCGGCGCCGGGCCAGGACCCGGCCCTGCCGCTGACCGAGATGGCGGTGTGGTCGGGCGACACCGTGCGCATGGACGAGGAGGGCTACCTGTACTTCATCGGCCGCAGCGACGACATGATCAAGGTGTCGGGCTACCGCGTCAGCCCGACCGAGGTCGAGGAAGCCGTGCACGCGAGCGGGCTGGCGCTGGAAGCCGCCGCTTTCGGCGTGCCGCACCCGGCGCTGGGCCAGGCGATCGTCCTGCTGGCCGTGCCGCGCGAGGGCGTGACCACCGCCGAGCTGCTGAAGGAATGCCAGCGCCGCCTGCCGGCCTGGATGGTGCCGGCCCACATCGTGCTGCATGACGGCCAGTTCCCGCGCAACCCGAACGGCAAGATCGACCGCAATCTGCTGCGCCAGTCCTATTCAACGATGTTCAGTTCCGACCGATGA
- a CDS encoding pyridoxal-dependent decarboxylase, exosortase A system-associated: MSTTPNRPVHAAQTLFSTADGCLQVGGVPLTRLAQRVGRTPFYAYDRALVTERVRHVRAHLPEAVGLHYSIKANPMPALVQHLAGLVDGLDVASGGELSVALDTGKDPAHISFAGPGKSEAELTRAVAAGVHVHAESEREIRLLARIGEQLGLGPQLVLRINPDFELKGSGMRMGGGAKQFGIDAEEAPHMLALAAQLGLTVLGFHIFSGSQSLKAEAIADAQAQTLELALRLAGDARDPLRVLNIGGGFGIPYFPGEAPLELAPIGERLAAALPRVQAALPQARLNIELGRYLVGEAGVYVARVIDRKVSRGQVFLVTDGGLHHHLAASGNFGQVIRKNYPAAIGNRSGQEETEVVSVVGPLCTPLDLLAEKMELPRAEVGDLVVVFQSGAYGKSASPGGFLSHPEALEVLV, translated from the coding sequence ATGAGCACGACTCCGAATCGCCCGGTGCACGCCGCGCAGACGCTGTTTTCAACCGCCGACGGTTGCCTGCAGGTCGGCGGCGTGCCGCTGACCCGGCTGGCGCAGCGCGTCGGCCGCACCCCCTTCTATGCCTACGACCGCGCGCTGGTCACGGAGCGCGTGCGCCACGTGCGCGCGCACCTGCCGGAAGCGGTCGGGCTGCATTATTCGATCAAGGCGAATCCGATGCCGGCGCTGGTGCAGCACCTGGCCGGCCTGGTCGACGGGCTCGACGTCGCGTCCGGCGGCGAATTGTCGGTCGCGCTCGACACCGGCAAGGACCCGGCCCACATCAGCTTTGCCGGTCCCGGCAAGTCCGAAGCGGAACTGACCCGGGCCGTGGCCGCCGGCGTGCACGTGCACGCCGAGTCGGAACGCGAGATTCGCCTGCTGGCCCGCATCGGCGAACAACTCGGCCTCGGCCCGCAACTGGTCCTGCGCATCAACCCGGACTTCGAGCTGAAGGGTTCGGGCATGCGCATGGGCGGCGGCGCCAAGCAGTTCGGCATCGATGCCGAGGAGGCGCCGCACATGCTGGCGCTGGCGGCGCAACTCGGCCTGACGGTGCTGGGCTTTCACATCTTTTCCGGCTCGCAGAGCCTGAAGGCCGAGGCGATCGCCGACGCCCAGGCCCAGACCCTGGAACTGGCGCTGCGCCTGGCCGGCGACGCCCGCGATCCGCTGCGCGTGCTGAACATCGGCGGCGGCTTCGGCATTCCGTATTTTCCGGGCGAAGCGCCGCTCGAGCTGGCGCCGATCGGCGAACGATTGGCGGCGGCGCTGCCGCGCGTGCAGGCCGCCTTGCCGCAAGCGCGCCTGAACATCGAACTGGGACGCTACCTGGTCGGCGAGGCAGGCGTGTACGTGGCGCGCGTCATCGACCGCAAGGTCTCGCGCGGGCAGGTATTCCTGGTGACCGACGGCGGCCTGCACCACCACCTGGCGGCTTCCGGCAACTTCGGCCAGGTGATCCGCAAGAATTACCCGGCCGCGATCGGCAACCGGAGCGGGCAGGAAGAAACGGAAGTGGTGTCGGTGGTCGGCCCGCTGTGCACGCCGCTCGACCTGCTGGCCGAGAAGATGGAACTGCCGCGCGCCGAGGTCGGCGACCTGGTGGTGGTATTCCAGTCCGGCGCCTATGGCAAGAGCGCCAGCCCGGGCGGCTTTCTCAGCCACCCGGAAGCGCTTGAAGTGCTGGTGTAG
- a CDS encoding glycosyltransferase family 4 protein, giving the protein MKILTFSTLFPNSVKPGHGIFVETRLRHLVASGRVESRVVAPVPWFPSRHPRFGAWAAWAAVPRSEQRAGIEVLHPRYPVLPKIGMNVAPALLAASSRAAIGRLLDEGFDFDVIDAHYFYPDGVAAAMLGRYFNKPVTITARGSDITLLPNYRLPRRMIKWAASSAEHMITVCNALREEVIALGVAPDRVTSLRNGVDLALFHPTPRPAVQAPFTLLAVGHLVPVKGQERIVGALPLLPEVRLRIAGDGPDRAKLVQLAQELGVAGRVNFLGAVRQPELVQHYNQADALVLASSREGWANVLLESMACGTPVVASRVYGTPEVVAAPEAGVLMNELSARGVADGVQALRADYPDRAATRRYAERFSWEDTTAGQLAIFEALAQNRGAYCHA; this is encoded by the coding sequence ATGAAGATCCTGACTTTCAGCACCCTGTTCCCCAACAGCGTTAAACCCGGGCACGGCATCTTCGTGGAGACCCGCCTGCGCCACCTGGTGGCCAGCGGGCGCGTGGAATCGCGCGTGGTCGCGCCGGTGCCCTGGTTCCCGTCGCGCCATCCGCGCTTCGGCGCCTGGGCCGCATGGGCCGCGGTGCCGCGCAGCGAACAGCGCGCCGGCATCGAGGTGCTGCATCCGCGCTATCCGGTCCTGCCGAAGATCGGCATGAACGTCGCGCCGGCACTGCTGGCCGCCTCGAGCCGCGCCGCCATCGGCCGCCTGCTCGACGAGGGCTTCGATTTCGACGTGATCGACGCCCATTACTTCTACCCGGACGGCGTGGCCGCCGCCATGCTTGGCCGCTACTTCAACAAGCCGGTGACGATCACCGCGCGCGGCTCGGACATCACGCTACTGCCGAACTACCGTCTGCCGCGCCGCATGATCAAGTGGGCGGCGTCCAGCGCCGAGCATATGATCACCGTCTGCAATGCCTTGCGCGAGGAAGTGATCGCGCTCGGCGTCGCCCCGGACCGCGTGACCTCGCTGCGCAACGGGGTCGACCTGGCGCTGTTCCACCCCACGCCGCGCCCGGCGGTCCAGGCGCCGTTCACCCTGCTCGCGGTCGGCCACCTGGTGCCGGTCAAGGGCCAGGAGCGGATCGTCGGCGCGCTGCCGCTGCTGCCGGAAGTACGCCTGCGCATTGCCGGCGACGGTCCCGACCGCGCCAAGCTGGTGCAGTTGGCGCAGGAACTCGGCGTCGCCGGACGCGTCAATTTCCTGGGCGCCGTACGCCAGCCCGAGCTGGTGCAGCACTACAACCAGGCCGACGCCCTGGTGCTGGCTTCCAGCCGCGAAGGCTGGGCCAATGTGCTGCTCGAATCGATGGCCTGCGGCACCCCGGTGGTAGCGAGCCGCGTATACGGCACGCCCGAAGTCGTGGCCGCGCCGGAAGCCGGCGTGCTGATGAACGAACTCAGCGCACGCGGCGTGGCCGACGGCGTGCAAGCGCTGCGCGCCGACTATCCGGACCGCGCCGCCACCCGCCGCTACGCCGAGCGCTTCAGCTGGGAAGACACCACCGCCGGCCAGCTGGCCATCTTCGAGGCGCTGGCCCAAAACAGGGGAGCCTACTGCCATGCGTGA
- a CDS encoding lipopolysaccharide biosynthesis protein: MSVLKGAFIYVMMRWMDRLVGFASTLILARWLVPADFGIIAMTSLVIGIADVLLDLGVNVALIQNPSPTPAHYNTAWTLRMMQACCTVLIVSLIAPYAGDYFHDPRIVPVLRIACLGALLAAMENIGVITFQKEMRADLDFLLTFVKRISGFIATVILAWKFQSYWALVFSTLFGRAVGIVMSYCLHPMRPRFSVEKFRDIFGVSQWMLVNSIGNYINNNLHRTLVGRWTNATTMGGYTLSDEISSMPSTEILAPLNRILFPTFVRAKNDPVELKRNFLLAQGLQCLIAIPASLGLALVAHTMVFVLLGEKWMMVVPFVQILALTNIVQAISTSTAYILLSLGKNRNATFTTWTQVTLFAAVALLVLHHPQALELAWLRLACVGSGLLVALGMLMQTMRNVSLFDMLRNVYRPGVGALVMAGVIHVVEPLIPSTPAVILVATIIAGALAYTLTVLAAWTLAGRPQGAESYIVEKIAGVLKRRAMAKLDGVTES; this comes from the coding sequence GTGAGCGTCCTGAAAGGCGCCTTCATCTACGTAATGATGCGCTGGATGGACCGGCTGGTCGGGTTTGCGAGCACCCTGATCCTCGCGCGCTGGCTGGTGCCGGCGGATTTCGGCATCATCGCCATGACTTCGCTGGTGATCGGCATCGCAGACGTGTTGCTCGACCTCGGCGTCAACGTGGCGCTCATCCAGAACCCTTCGCCAACTCCGGCGCATTACAACACCGCCTGGACACTGCGGATGATGCAGGCATGCTGTACCGTGCTAATCGTTTCGCTGATCGCGCCCTACGCCGGCGATTACTTCCACGACCCGCGCATCGTACCGGTGCTGCGTATCGCCTGCCTGGGCGCCCTGCTGGCTGCGATGGAAAACATTGGGGTGATCACCTTCCAAAAGGAAATGCGGGCCGATCTCGATTTCCTGCTGACCTTCGTGAAGCGGATCTCGGGCTTCATTGCGACCGTCATCCTGGCATGGAAATTCCAGAGTTATTGGGCACTGGTGTTCAGCACGCTGTTCGGCCGCGCCGTCGGGATCGTGATGAGCTATTGCCTCCACCCAATGCGTCCCCGCTTCAGCGTGGAAAAATTCCGCGACATCTTCGGCGTTTCGCAATGGATGCTGGTGAATAGCATCGGTAATTACATCAACAACAATCTGCATCGGACGCTGGTTGGCCGCTGGACCAATGCAACCACGATGGGCGGCTATACTTTGTCGGACGAGATTTCCTCCATGCCGTCGACGGAAATCCTGGCGCCGCTGAACCGGATCCTGTTCCCCACCTTCGTGCGCGCCAAAAACGATCCTGTCGAACTGAAGCGCAATTTTCTTCTCGCGCAGGGCTTGCAATGCCTGATCGCGATTCCGGCGAGCCTGGGGCTGGCGCTGGTGGCGCATACCATGGTCTTTGTCCTCCTCGGCGAGAAATGGATGATGGTCGTTCCCTTCGTTCAGATCCTTGCGCTGACCAACATTGTGCAGGCGATTTCGACAAGCACGGCTTATATCCTGCTCTCGCTCGGCAAGAACCGCAACGCCACCTTTACGACCTGGACCCAGGTCACGCTGTTCGCGGCAGTCGCGTTGCTGGTCCTGCATCATCCGCAGGCGCTCGAACTCGCTTGGCTGCGCTTGGCCTGCGTAGGCAGCGGACTGCTGGTCGCACTGGGTATGCTGATGCAGACAATGCGTAACGTCAGCCTGTTCGATATGCTCAGGAACGTGTACCGCCCAGGGGTGGGCGCGCTGGTGATGGCCGGCGTCATCCATGTGGTGGAGCCGCTGATTCCGAGCACGCCAGCCGTGATCCTGGTCGCCACCATCATCGCGGGTGCGCTGGCCTATACCCTGACCGTGCTCGCTGCCTGGACGCTTGCCGGCAGGCCGCAGGGTGCGGAATCCTATATCGTTGAGAAAATCGCCGGCGTGCTGAAACGGCGCGCCATGGCGAAACTGGACGGCGTTACCGAAAGCTGA
- a CDS encoding glycosyltransferase family 2 protein, producing the protein MDKNSVPMVDVTVIMACYNRSALILRALQSLHVQTVWPRQVIVVDDASTDDSVKKVRDWAAATGFPVVVEALARNGGAAAARNHGMKLATTTYLAFLDSDDEHMGDALAKMAAAIDANPDAVLAFGDGTKVTPTETIPNAMFSSKVDMAKECELLDQEMPRYRLRNAKTTMLNASLIPTCATYFRRADALAVDGMPVAFRTGEDWLFWLKLSERGDFIYVPENLSLVHRHVDNLTHPASGVATSLAKLVGFIALLDGSAGIQIDQEQRARLQRFVRERTALLRYQSSRLGLAAYLKLLRELPSIQRQSLLAHVFEDPKSIIRAFICSVLPAAAPPTR; encoded by the coding sequence ATGGATAAGAATTCCGTGCCAATGGTGGACGTAACGGTAATCATGGCTTGCTATAACCGCTCGGCGCTGATCCTGCGCGCCTTGCAAAGCTTGCATGTCCAAACCGTCTGGCCGCGTCAAGTGATCGTCGTCGACGACGCTTCAACCGATGACTCCGTCAAGAAAGTACGCGACTGGGCCGCCGCCACCGGGTTTCCCGTCGTCGTCGAAGCGCTGGCGCGCAACGGCGGCGCGGCCGCTGCCCGCAACCACGGCATGAAGCTGGCAACCACGACCTATCTCGCGTTTCTCGACTCGGACGATGAGCACATGGGCGACGCACTGGCAAAGATGGCCGCGGCGATCGACGCCAATCCGGACGCCGTCCTGGCGTTTGGTGATGGCACCAAAGTGACGCCTACGGAAACCATTCCGAATGCGATGTTCTCCAGTAAGGTCGACATGGCGAAGGAATGTGAGCTGCTCGATCAGGAAATGCCGCGCTATCGGCTCCGCAACGCCAAGACGACGATGCTCAATGCGAGCCTGATTCCAACTTGCGCCACTTACTTCCGGCGAGCCGACGCGCTTGCGGTGGACGGCATGCCGGTCGCGTTCCGCACCGGCGAAGACTGGTTGTTCTGGCTGAAGCTGAGCGAGCGGGGCGACTTCATCTATGTGCCGGAAAATCTCTCGCTCGTGCATCGCCATGTCGATAACCTGACGCATCCGGCCAGCGGCGTCGCGACCTCGCTGGCCAAGCTGGTCGGCTTCATCGCGCTCCTTGACGGCTCTGCCGGTATTCAGATCGACCAAGAACAGCGCGCGCGCCTCCAGCGCTTCGTGAGGGAACGTACCGCCCTGCTGCGCTACCAGTCGTCCCGACTTGGCCTGGCTGCCTACCTGAAGCTGCTGCGTGAGCTGCCGTCGATTCAGCGCCAGAGCTTGCTGGCCCATGTCTTCGAAGACCCCAAAAGCATCATCCGTGCTTTTATCTGCTCGGTATTGCCCGCAGCCGCCCCGCCAACGCGCTAG